A region of Vitis vinifera cultivar Pinot Noir 40024 chromosome 13, ASM3070453v1 DNA encodes the following proteins:
- the LOC100233131 gene encoding dnaJ protein homolog encodes MFGRAPKKSDNTKYYDVLGVSKNASQEDLKKAYRKAAIKNHPDKGGDPEKFKELAQAYEVLSDPEKREIYDQYGEDALKEGMGGGGGGHDPFDIFQSFFGGNPFGGGGSSRGRRQRRGEDVIHPLKVSLEDLYNGTSKKLSLSRNVICSKCKGKGSKSGASMKCSGCQGSGMKVSIRHLGPSMIQQMQHPCNECKGTGETINDKDRCPQCKGEKVVQEKKVLEVIVEKGMQNGQRITFPGEADEAPDTVTGDIVFVLQQKEHPKFKRKGDDLFVEHTLSLTEALCGFQFILTHLDGRQLLIKSHPGEVVKPDQFKAINDEGMPIYQKPFMKGKLYIHFAVDFPDSLNTDQCKALEAVLPPRTSTQLTDMEIDECEETTLHDVNIEEEMRRKQAAQEAYEEDEDIHGGAQRVQCAQQ; translated from the exons ATGTTTGGTAGGGCTCCCAAGAAAAGCGATAACACTAAGTACTATGATGTTCTTGGAGTTTCCAAGAACGCTTCGCAGGAAGATCTGAAGAAGGCGTATAGGAAGGCGGCGATCAAGAACCACCCTGACAAGGGTGGTGACCCGGAGAAG TTTAAAGAGTTGGCACAAGCTTATGAGGTATTGAGCGACCCGGAGAAGCGGGAGATATATGATCAATACGGAGAAGATGCTCTGAAAGAAGGAATGGGTGGTGGCGGTGGCGGCCATGACCCCTTTGACATATTCCAATCCTTCTTTGGTGGCAACCCATTTGGTG GTGGTGGAAGCAGCAGAGGCCGGAGGCAAAGAAGGGGGGAGGACGTCATCCACCCCCTTAAGGTTTCTCTGGAAGATCTCTACAATGGGACATCCAAGAAACTGTCCCTTTCTCGTAATGTAATCTGCTCAAAGTGCAAGGG GAAAGGGTCCAAGTCAGGCGCATCAATGAAGTGTTCTGGCTGTCAAGGATCTGGGATGAAAGTTTCTATTAGACACCTTGGCCCCTCTATGATCCAGCAAATGCAACATCCTTGCAATGAGTGTAAAGGTACAGGTGAGACCATTAATGACAAGGATCGATGCCCACAGTGTAAGGGTGAGAAGGTTGTACAAGAGAAGAAAGTGTTGGAAGTCATTGTAGAGAAGGGGATGCAAAATGGACAGAGGATAACATTCCCTGGAGAAGCTGATGAAGCG CCTGACACAGTCACAGGCGACATAGTTTTCGTCCTACAACAGAAAGAGCATCCTAAGTTCAAGCGTAAGGGTGATGACTTGTTTGTTGAGCACACCTTATCCCTGACCGAGGCACTCTGTGGATTTCAATTTATACTGACTCATTTGGATGGTAGACAGCTTCTCATTAAATCCCATCCAGGAGAAGTGGTCAAGCCTG ACCAATTCAAGGCTATAAATGATGAAGGAATGCCCATTTACCAGAAGCCATTCATGAAGGGGAAATTGTACATTCACTTTGCAGTGGATTTCCCTGACTCCCTGAACACGGATCAGTGCAAAGCTCTTGAAGCAGTGCTGCCTCCGAGGACTTCAACACAGTTGACTGATATGGAGATTGATGAGTGTGAGGAGACTACCTTGCATGATGTCAACATTGAGGAGGAGATGCGGAGGAAGCAGGCCGCCCAGGAGGCATATGAAGAGGATGAGGATATTCATGGTGGTGCTCAGAGGGTGCAGTGTGCCCAGCAATAA
- the LOC132254895 gene encoding uncharacterized protein LOC132254895 has product MASEGGSALPGRDPAWKYCLPIEGNRNGTICNFCGLVMKSGGITRFKFHLMQKDPHNNTKKCPRVPPEVKEEIRFLVHDKTKAKAKKNADIEEIRAQLRGTMGTHHTHLVDEDDDDEDVENEDVYMYPADMHPDERDAYRSAVRASKASEWEREQYENIVGSKRKTGESSQSPGLPSMMRKSHSMRHSQQSPPLAPSLYKSSAAKQKNIKDIFKGGAIKETMGRLISKFFIYESVAPAKAKSHHFKNMIIGAQQAGMGIEPPSPFDIKNKYLEMEYREMEAYVNQQREKWKTYGCTIMSDGWTGPTKLSIINFMVYSKGSTVFLKSVDASNYIKDHKYIYDLLKTVIKEVGKENVVQIVTDNGSAFMKAGKQLMKKYNLYWTPCAAHCIDLIFEDIGKRPSVIEVINNARKITNFIYNHGWLLAQMRLYCGGDIVRPGAIRFATNYIALDSLLKKRVDLKKLFMSDDWAQHKLSRTKHGRELEQLLFDHAYWDRMTNIVSLYEPLYVVLRLMDSEVVPTMPFVYELMHVMKTNLTRQGAGDWMFKIIQDRWEKTLKHPLHAAAYFLNPRFQYRRGVGSDPELLQAVHDVFAKLDPTTESLGQFGNELVLFRDAKRGFGDRAAIAARSTMVPAEWWFMYGNQTPTLRKLAIKVLSQTASSTACERNWSTFALIHTKQRNRLAYSRLEQLVFCYYNMRLKLRDMEAENDRVAEKDYLDLLDISAEVGEEEDNQLFQWVRPIHLDDEVGNPDPRIAAHAREFGVNVERVLSEEVHSESFSKDTDDSHQEIDSTSAGHSSRPSAAGTSASGYDGSRGGTDDGGDNAGGDINERQHSQYPVSQFTCENTFTHCTQDEDHGSRRADRLHFVLVQTTTKFNTCRSKFQDAPMKTFITAH; this is encoded by the exons atGGCTAGTGAAGGTGGTTCTGCCCTGCCAGGGCGAGATCCGGCTTGGAAGTATTGTTTACCGATTGAGGGTAACCGAAATGGAACAATTTGTAATTTCTGTGGGTTGGTGATGAAAAGTGGAGGCATCACGCGATTCAAGTTTCATTTAATGCAAAAAGACCcgcataacaacaccaaaaagtgtccTAGAGTGCCGcccgaagtgaaagaagagatacgatTCCTAGTGCATgacaaaacaaaagcaaaagcaaagaaaaatgcagATATTGAAGAAATTCGTGCTCAATTACGTGGCACAATGGGGACTCATCATACACATTTGGTAgacgaagatgatgatgatgaagatgttgagaatgaagatgtgtatatgtatccggCAGATATGCACCCAGATGAGCGGGATGCATATCGATCTGCAGTTCGTGCCTCGAAAGCATCAGAATGGGAACGTGAACAATATGAGAATATTGTAGGAAGCAAACGCAAAACAGGGGAGTCTTCACAGTCTCCTGGATTACCGTCGATGATGCGAAAATCACATAGTATGCGACATTCGCAACAATCACCCCCTCTTGCCCCTTCACTTTACAAGTCTTCtgcagcaaaacaaaaaaatatcaaagatatattcaagggtggtgcaattaaagaaacgatgggacgcttaattagcaaattcttcatttatgagagcGTCGCACCCGCAAAAGCAAAGTCtcatcacttcaagaatatgattattggtgcacaacaagctg gaatgggaatcgaacctccatctccatTTGACATAAAGAAcaagtacttggaaatggagtacagagaaatggaagcttatgtgaaccaacaaagagaaaaatggaagacatatgggtgcacaataatgtcagatggatggacagggcccacgaaattaagtattattaatttcatggtttattctaAAGGGAGCACGGTCTTCCTTAAGTCAGTTGATGCATCGAACTATATCAAAGACCACAAGTATATATACGACCTATTGAAGACTGTTATCAAAGAAGTCGGTAAagaaaatgtggtccaaattgtcacagataatgggtcggcgttcatgaaagcagggaaacaattgatgaagaagtatAACTTATACTGGACTCCGTGTGCGGCGCACTGCATCGacttaatctttgaagacatTGGTAAAAGACCCAGTGTTATCGAGGTGATAAACAATGCTCGCAAGAtaactaacttcatttacaatcatggttggttactagcacaaatgagactgtattgtggtggagacattgttcgacCAGGAGCTATAAGGTTtgctaccaattatattgctcttgacagtcttcttaaaaaaagggtcgatttgaaaaaattgtttatgagtgatgaTTGGGCACAACACAAGCTGAGTCGAACAAAACATGGACGAGAGTTGGAGCAATTATTGTTTGACCATGCGTATTGGGACAGAAtgacaaatatagtttcattatatgagccattatacgtggtgcttcgacttatggattctgaagttgttcccacaatgccatttgtgtaTGAGCTTATGCACGTGATGAAAACGAACCTTACGCGTCAAGGAGCTGGAGATTGgatgttcaaaataatacaagatcgttgggagaaaacactaaaacatccacttcatgcagcag catacttcttgaatccaagatttcaatataggcgtggagttggtagtgatccAGAACTACTTCAAGCGGTCCATgatgtttttgcaaaattagatccaactactgaatcacttggtcaatttggaaatgag cttgtgctttttcgagatgcaaaaagaggattcggtGATCGAGCGGCAATTGCAgcaaggtcaaccatggtgcccG ctgaatggtggtttatgtatgggaatcaaacacctacattgagaaagttagccatcaaagttctctcacaaactgCGTCATCTACTGcctgtgagagaaattggagcacgtttgctctcatccacacaaagcaacgaaatcgtttggcttactctcgattggagcaattagttttttgttactataatatgaggctaaagttacgcgatatggaggcagaaaatgatcgagttgctgaaaaagattatcttgatcttcttgacatttcagccgaggtgggtgaagaagaagataatcagttgTTCCAATGGGTGAGGCCTATACATTTGGATGACGAAGTTGGAAATCCCGATCCACGAATTGCTGCTCATGCTcgagaatttggagttaatgttgaacgtgtgttgtctgaagaagttcactctgaaagttttagcaaagatactgatgattcccaccaagagattgactccacaagtgctggccatagtagtagacctagtgctgcaggtacttctgcttctggttacgatggttcaagaggtggaactGATGATGGAGGTGATAATGCGGGAGGAGATATTAATGAACGTCAACATAGTCAATATCCAGTCAGCCAATTCACCTGTGAAAATACTTTCACACACTGCACACAGGATGAAgaccatggctctagaagagctg ATAGGCTACACTTTGTTTTAGTCCAAACCACTACCAAATTCAACACATGCCGAAGCAAATTCCAAGATGCTCCTATGAAGACCTTCATCACTGCCCACTAA